The genomic interval TCAGGCTGTGGGTGTCCAGACCGGGGAGGCGCTGCGCGTAGGCCGCCGCCAGTTCCCGCATCCGCGTCTTGGCCGGGGCCAGCGCACCGGTGTCCGGCGCAGTTTCCGCCGAGGTCGGCTCTGGTGGTGTCTGGCCCTGGGTCACGGATGCAGCTTACCGCGTCCGTGTGGGCAGCGAAGGAGCCTGCCCCTGCCCACCCAAGCAGAAACGCCGCCCCCGAAAGGACGGCGCTGAAAGACTTCTGCATTACTCGCGTCAGCCGCGTGCCTTGAGAGTCTCCACCAGGTTCACGTACTCGCGCTGCGCCTCCTCGCGGCTCAGCCCACGCAGACCGGCCCAGGCATCGTACTTGGCCCCGCCCACGAAATCGAAGCCACCCGGACGCTGGCCGCTCACGTCGCCCACCGTGCCCTGCTTGTACAGGGCATAGAGCTTGAGGAGGATGTCGTTCCCCGGCTTTTTGGGGAGGCCCTGCACAGCTTGTTGCGCCTGCTCGAACGCTTCTTGCATCCCAGGATTGTACTGGGTCCAGGCAAAGGGAGACACCCCTGGGGCGGCGCTCCGTTACGTTGCCGCATGTCGTGGGCAGCAACTCCACTTCACGCCGCCCTTATCACGGTTGCTCACTTCGTTCGGCCCAGAAAGGTTCGGCAACCTTTCTGGGGACCGCCATAAGCGCACACCCCCGCGTGGAGCGGGGGTGAAAGGAAGACATGAATCAGGGGGTGAAGAGGGGGTGCGGAGCGTGTAGAAAGGAGGTGATCCAACCGCACCTTCCGGTACAGTTACCTTGTTACGACTTCACCCCAGTCATGCGCCACAGTCTAGACGCCTGCCTTGCGGCTC from Deinococcus carri carries:
- a CDS encoding acyl-CoA-binding protein, whose product is MQEAFEQAQQAVQGLPKKPGNDILLKLYALYKQGTVGDVSGQRPGGFDFVGGAKYDAWAGLRGLSREEAQREYVNLVETLKARG